A window of Dorea formicigenerans contains these coding sequences:
- the trkA gene encoding Trk system potassium transporter TrkA produces the protein MKIVIIGDGKVGHKLTTQLSEEDYDITLIDQNAGKLKAALNNLDIFCINGNGADAEVLKQADVPHADIVIACTSTDEMNMISCLLAKRLGAKHTIARVRNPLYYRQMELLKEDLHLSMAVNPELAAANEISRMLLFPEANKVESFMKGRVELVEFPIAETSPIVGLSLAEINKKYEFQILVCAIKRGEQVYIPDGNFVIEKGDRMHVVASHQNLKSFFRALGHKEEKVKKVMICGGGHVCFYLAVQLQQAGMQVKIIEQNQARCEELCELLPKATIIHGDATDQELLIEEGLENANAIVALTGMDEENIMMALFAKTRGIKKIVAKVNADTRAQMVESLGIESTVSAKSATADAILAYVKARMNSYSSANIETMYRLLNGKIVAQEYIINKECDFTNTPLKDLPTKPNNLIACIGRHRRIIIPNGDDHLEVGDSVIVIAKEHTINDFKDILA, from the coding sequence ATGAAAATAGTGATTATCGGCGATGGAAAGGTAGGTCATAAGCTGACAACACAGTTGTCAGAAGAAGATTATGACATTACCCTGATTGACCAAAATGCCGGGAAGCTGAAAGCAGCTTTGAACAATCTGGACATTTTCTGTATTAATGGAAATGGTGCGGATGCAGAAGTTTTAAAACAGGCGGATGTGCCGCATGCAGACATTGTGATTGCATGTACATCTACAGATGAGATGAATATGATTAGTTGTCTTCTGGCAAAGCGACTTGGTGCCAAGCACACCATCGCAAGGGTGAGAAATCCTCTTTATTATCGCCAGATGGAATTGTTGAAGGAAGACCTGCATCTTAGTATGGCGGTCAATCCAGAGCTGGCAGCAGCTAATGAAATATCAAGAATGTTGCTTTTCCCAGAGGCGAATAAAGTCGAATCATTCATGAAAGGAAGAGTGGAACTGGTAGAGTTCCCGATTGCTGAGACAAGCCCGATCGTGGGATTATCACTGGCAGAGATTAACAAGAAATATGAATTCCAGATTCTTGTATGCGCCATCAAGCGGGGTGAGCAGGTCTATATTCCGGATGGTAATTTTGTAATTGAAAAGGGAGACCGTATGCATGTGGTCGCATCACATCAGAATCTGAAATCGTTCTTCCGTGCACTTGGACATAAGGAAGAGAAAGTGAAGAAGGTTATGATCTGTGGTGGCGGTCATGTATGTTTTTATCTTGCAGTTCAGTTGCAACAGGCTGGCATGCAGGTGAAGATTATCGAGCAGAATCAGGCAAGATGTGAGGAATTGTGTGAATTACTTCCGAAGGCAACGATTATTCATGGAGATGCGACGGATCAGGAGCTTTTGATTGAAGAAGGCCTTGAGAATGCCAATGCCATTGTTGCCCTGACCGGCATGGATGAAGAGAATATTATGATGGCACTTTTTGCAAAGACAAGAGGGATCAAGAAAATTGTTGCGAAGGTCAATGCAGATACAAGGGCACAGATGGTAGAGAGCCTTGGAATTGAGAGTACGGTTTCTGCCAAGAGCGCGACAGCAGATGCAATCCTTGCTTACGTTAAGGCAAGAATGAATTCTTACAGCAGTGCCAATATTGAGACGATGTACCGACTGCTGAATGGCAAGATTGTAGCACAGGAATACATCATTAACAAAGAATGTGATTTCACAAATACTCCGTTAAAAGATCTGCCTACTAAGCCGAATAACCTGATTGCATGTATCGGACGCCACAGAAGAATTATCATTCCGAATGGTGACGATCATCTGGAAGTCGGTGATAGTGTTATTGTGATCGCGAAAGAGCACACGATCAATGATTTTAAAGATATACTTGCATAG
- the aroA gene encoding 3-phosphoshikimate 1-carboxyvinyltransferase, which yields MSDRIICPCKGLHGEIMIPGDKSISHRSIMLGALALGTTEITNFLEGADCLSTIGCFQSMGIQIDRTPEKIIVHGKGMHGLAAPKDILNVGNSGTTTRLMSGILSAQDFTSVMSGDASLNSRPMGRVITPLTQMGAHITSVNGDLCAPLKIEPGTLHGIDYTSPVASAQVKSAILLAGLYADGKTSVTEPALSRNHTELMLKSFGADITSTVNPDGTATAHVKPCQELYSQSICVPGDISSAAYFIAAGLLTLDSELLVKNVGINKTRAGFLEVCRNMGADITLVNESLEGGEPRADILVRTSKLHGTTIEGALIPTLIDEIPMIAVMAACAKGTTIIKDAAELKVKETNRIDTTTEALRSMGADITPTDDGMIIQGGRTLHGAKINSYLDHRIAMAFAIAALSADGDTIIHDSQCVDVSYPEFFEILDGCR from the coding sequence ATGAGCGATAGAATTATCTGCCCATGCAAAGGATTGCATGGAGAAATTATGATTCCGGGAGACAAGTCCATCTCCCACCGTTCCATTATGTTAGGTGCACTTGCACTTGGCACAACAGAAATCACTAACTTTTTAGAAGGTGCTGACTGCCTGTCTACTATCGGCTGTTTCCAGTCTATGGGGATTCAAATTGACCGTACTCCAGAGAAAATAATTGTTCACGGAAAAGGCATGCACGGTCTGGCCGCACCAAAAGATATTTTAAATGTAGGGAACAGTGGCACAACAACTCGCCTGATGTCTGGTATTTTGTCTGCCCAGGACTTTACAAGCGTGATGTCCGGTGATGCATCTTTGAACTCCCGGCCAATGGGGCGTGTTATTACACCTCTCACTCAGATGGGAGCACATATCACAAGTGTAAACGGTGATCTGTGTGCTCCGTTAAAAATAGAGCCAGGCACACTGCATGGAATCGATTACACTTCACCGGTAGCTTCCGCACAGGTCAAATCTGCCATACTTCTTGCAGGACTTTATGCAGATGGCAAGACTTCTGTTACAGAACCGGCTTTGTCCAGAAATCACACAGAACTGATGCTGAAAAGCTTTGGTGCTGATATCACTTCCACAGTCAACCCTGACGGTACTGCCACAGCACATGTAAAACCATGTCAGGAACTATACAGTCAGTCTATCTGCGTACCGGGAGACATCTCCTCCGCTGCTTACTTTATTGCAGCCGGACTTTTAACTTTGGATTCTGAGCTGCTTGTAAAAAATGTAGGAATTAACAAAACCCGCGCAGGCTTTTTGGAAGTGTGCAGAAATATGGGCGCTGACATTACTCTGGTCAACGAATCACTTGAGGGAGGTGAACCTCGCGCGGATATTCTTGTCCGTACAAGTAAACTGCATGGCACAACGATAGAAGGTGCATTGATTCCGACGCTCATTGACGAAATTCCAATGATTGCCGTCATGGCAGCCTGCGCCAAAGGTACCACTATCATCAAAGATGCGGCCGAATTAAAAGTTAAAGAAACAAATCGAATCGACACGACAACAGAGGCTTTAAGATCCATGGGCGCTGACATAACCCCGACTGACGATGGAATGATCATTCAAGGTGGACGTACTCTTCACGGTGCAAAGATCAACAGTTATCTGGATCACCGGATTGCCATGGCCTTTGCAATTGCAGCACTTAGTGCCGATGGAGATACCATCATACACGACAGCCAGTGCGTTGATGTATCTTACCCTGAATTTTTCGAGATTCTGGACGGATGCCGATAA
- a CDS encoding prephenate dehydrogenase, whose product MKEKVGFIGLGLIGGSLAKAIRTYFPDYEIVAFDKNKEALALATQESVIDVAATTIDDNFRNCSYIFLCAPVAFNVAYLKQLTEYLNDACILTDVGSVKTNIHEEVIKLGIEKYFIGGHPMAGSEKSGYANSKAMILENAYFVLTPSKEVSQEKIDKYEQLVSTIHALPIILDYKEHDYITGTISHLPHIIAATLVNYVKDSDTKSELMKRLAAGGFKDITRIASSSPTMWQHICLKNKDNISQILASYIKYLEEVKSMIDSGDGQAIYDWFDSSRIYRNSLPGASSGPIKKAFEVYCDIIDEAGGIAAIATILASNGLSIKNIGIVHNREFEEGVLRIEFYDESSSKKAAELLQKFRYIVYER is encoded by the coding sequence ATGAAAGAAAAGGTCGGCTTTATCGGTCTCGGACTCATCGGTGGTTCTCTTGCAAAAGCAATTCGAACCTACTTTCCGGATTACGAAATCGTAGCCTTTGATAAAAATAAAGAAGCTCTGGCACTCGCTACCCAGGAATCCGTCATTGATGTTGCGGCAACTACTATTGATGATAATTTTCGCAACTGTTCCTACATATTTTTATGCGCGCCGGTTGCTTTTAATGTAGCATATCTGAAGCAGTTGACAGAATATCTGAACGACGCTTGCATTCTGACCGATGTAGGCAGTGTAAAAACTAATATCCATGAGGAAGTTATTAAGCTTGGCATTGAGAAATATTTCATCGGAGGACACCCGATGGCTGGCTCTGAAAAAAGCGGTTATGCCAATTCCAAAGCAATGATTCTGGAAAATGCTTATTTTGTTCTGACTCCTTCAAAAGAAGTATCTCAGGAAAAAATAGATAAATATGAGCAGCTTGTCTCTACGATCCATGCACTTCCAATTATTCTGGACTACAAAGAACATGACTATATTACAGGCACTATCAGTCATCTGCCGCATATCATTGCTGCAACGCTGGTCAATTACGTAAAGGACAGCGATACAAAAAGCGAGTTGATGAAACGTCTGGCTGCCGGAGGATTTAAAGATATCACACGTATTGCCTCCTCCTCACCGACCATGTGGCAACACATTTGTCTAAAGAATAAAGACAACATTTCACAGATTCTTGCTTCTTATATTAAATATCTGGAAGAAGTAAAGAGCATGATTGATTCCGGAGATGGGCAGGCAATCTATGACTGGTTTGATTCCTCCAGAATATACCGGAATTCACTTCCGGGAGCATCGTCTGGTCCGATTAAAAAGGCATTTGAAGTATACTGTGATATTATTGATGAAGCTGGTGGAATCGCAGCCATTGCAACAATCCTCGCTTCGAATGGTCTCAGTATCAAGAATATAGGAATTGTGCACAACAGAGAATTTGAAGAAGGGGTTCTGCGTATAGAATTCTACGATGAGTCTTCCTCTAAGAAGGCCGCAGAGTTACTGCAGAAATTCAGGTATATTGTATATGAGCGATAG
- a CDS encoding TrkH family potassium uptake protein, which yields MNGKMVRYILGRMLGVEALLLLLPAFVGILYGEEKEALTFVIPAVILTCIFVIAGRKRPEGQVIYGKEGMVVVASAWITWSLFGALPFTLSGSIPNFVDAFFETVSGFTTTGSSILRDVEALPQCMLFWRSFTHWIGGMGVLVFVLMLTNLDKKNSMYLMRAEVPGPEKDKLVPKTKTTARILYGIYFGLTMILVILLMFGGMNLFDSLIHAFGSAGTGGFSNYADSVGHFDSAYIDYVISIFMILFGINFNLYYFMLLGDFKAFWKNEELRVYLGIVATATILITLNTNQMYGSIMKAFRYALFQVSTIITTTGYATTDFNLWPTFSQCILVLLMIIGACASSTGGGIKVSRLMIVFKGVKREIKQLVHPKSVNLIRINRKKISDETLRGVYVYLMAYALLAIVSVLIISLDNQDFTTTFTSVMATLNNIGPGLSAVGPTGNFADFSILSKIVFCIDMLAGRLEIFPFLTFLTMFAWKRKF from the coding sequence ATGAATGGAAAAATGGTACGTTATATTCTGGGCAGAATGTTGGGGGTAGAAGCATTGCTCTTGCTTCTTCCGGCATTTGTAGGAATATTATATGGGGAAGAAAAAGAAGCCCTGACATTTGTGATACCGGCAGTGATTCTGACATGCATTTTTGTAATAGCCGGAAGAAAGAGACCGGAGGGACAGGTGATTTATGGAAAGGAAGGTATGGTTGTTGTTGCCAGTGCCTGGATTACATGGTCCTTATTCGGAGCACTTCCATTTACATTGTCCGGAAGTATTCCGAATTTTGTAGATGCATTTTTTGAGACTGTATCTGGATTTACAACAACTGGATCGTCCATCTTAAGAGATGTAGAAGCATTACCACAGTGTATGCTGTTCTGGCGAAGTTTCACTCACTGGATTGGAGGTATGGGAGTGCTTGTCTTTGTTCTGATGTTGACGAATCTGGACAAGAAGAATTCCATGTATCTGATGCGTGCAGAAGTTCCGGGACCGGAGAAAGATAAGCTTGTTCCAAAGACCAAAACGACAGCAAGAATTCTGTATGGAATTTATTTTGGATTGACAATGATCCTGGTCATTCTTCTTATGTTTGGAGGAATGAATCTGTTCGACAGTCTGATCCATGCGTTTGGCTCTGCAGGAACCGGAGGATTTTCCAATTATGCAGACAGTGTAGGACATTTTGACAGTGCATATATTGACTACGTTATTTCAATTTTTATGATTCTGTTTGGAATCAACTTTAACCTGTATTATTTTATGCTCCTGGGAGACTTTAAAGCATTCTGGAAAAATGAAGAACTTCGAGTGTATCTTGGAATTGTTGCGACAGCAACAATTCTGATCACTTTGAATACAAATCAGATGTATGGCAGTATCATGAAAGCATTCCGGTACGCCTTGTTCCAGGTATCAACGATCATTACGACAACGGGTTATGCGACGACAGATTTCAATCTTTGGCCGACATTCTCCCAGTGTATTTTAGTGCTGCTGATGATCATTGGAGCCTGTGCATCTTCCACCGGAGGCGGTATTAAAGTGTCACGTCTCATGATTGTATTCAAAGGAGTAAAACGTGAAATCAAGCAGCTTGTGCATCCGAAATCTGTGAATCTGATCCGGATCAATAGAAAGAAGATCAGCGATGAGACTTTACGAGGGGTCTATGTATATCTGATGGCATATGCACTGCTGGCAATTGTATCTGTGTTGATCATTTCTTTAGATAATCAGGACTTTACTACGACATTTACATCTGTAATGGCAACACTTAATAATATCGGACCGGGACTTTCGGCAGTCGGACCGACCGGAAATTTTGCAGATTTTTCAATCTTGTCAAAGATTGTATTCTGTATAGATATGCTTGCAGGACGTCTGGAAATCTTCCCGTTCCTTACTTTCCTTACTATGTTTGCATGGAAGAGAAAGTTTTAG
- a CDS encoding elongation factor G, producing MKVYRTDEIRNVVLLGHGGSGKTSLVEAMAYVSGATNRMGKVADKNTISDFDKEEQKRGFSLSTTLTPIEWEKAKINVLDTPGYFDFVGEVEEAVSAADAAVIVVSGKAGVEVGTEKAWALCDKYNLPRMVYVTEMDVDDASFRQVVQDLTDKFGKVIAPHFQPIRENEKLVGYVNVIKNAGRRYTGLGQREECEIPDYCKPNLEMYREKLLEAVAEISDEYMERYFAGDEFSVEEIRSAMRTEVMEGSIVPVAMGSNIQAQGVANLLSDIVRFFPSPDWRECAGINRKTNEIYEANYDFARSKSAYVFKTMVDPFIGKYSFIKVCSGVLKGDDTLYNADTDTDEKLGKIYTMFGNKPVEVSELFAGDIGAIAKLTATRTGDTLSTKTTPVLYGKTEYSKPYTYMKYVTKNKGDEDKVSQALQKMMAEDVTLKVVNDSENRQALLYGIGDQHLEIAVSKLLDRYKCEVTLETPKVAFRETIRKQSDVDSKYKKQSGGHGQYGHVKMRFAPSGDLEIPYEFDEEVVGGAVPKNYFPAVEKGLQESVVKGPLAGYPVVGVKATLYDGSYHPVDSSEMAFKTATIQAFKKGFMEASPVLLEPIVSVKVTVPDEYTGDVMGDLNKRRGRVLGMTPVGAGNQIVEADVPMTGLFGYCTTLRSMTGGRGTYEYTFARYEQAPSEVQEAEIAKRAAEE from the coding sequence ATGAAAGTTTACAGAACGGACGAGATCAGAAATGTTGTCCTGTTAGGGCACGGGGGCAGTGGTAAGACAAGTCTTGTTGAGGCCATGGCGTATGTATCAGGCGCAACGAATCGTATGGGAAAAGTAGCGGACAAGAATACGATCAGTGATTTTGATAAGGAAGAACAGAAACGTGGATTTTCTCTTAGCACTACCCTGACACCAATCGAATGGGAAAAGGCAAAGATCAATGTGTTAGATACTCCGGGATATTTTGATTTTGTAGGAGAAGTGGAAGAGGCAGTCAGTGCAGCAGATGCGGCAGTTATTGTCGTATCCGGTAAAGCAGGTGTAGAGGTCGGAACAGAAAAAGCCTGGGCACTTTGTGACAAGTACAATCTTCCAAGAATGGTATATGTAACAGAGATGGATGTGGATGATGCCAGCTTCAGACAGGTCGTTCAGGATCTGACAGATAAGTTTGGTAAAGTCATTGCACCACATTTCCAGCCAATCCGTGAGAATGAGAAACTGGTCGGATATGTCAATGTCATCAAGAATGCAGGGCGCCGTTATACAGGTCTTGGACAGAGAGAGGAATGTGAGATTCCAGATTACTGTAAACCGAACCTGGAGATGTACCGTGAGAAGCTTCTGGAAGCAGTCGCAGAGATTAGTGACGAATATATGGAGCGCTATTTTGCAGGAGACGAGTTCTCGGTAGAAGAAATCCGTTCTGCCATGAGAACAGAGGTTATGGAAGGAAGTATTGTCCCAGTGGCTATGGGATCTAATATCCAGGCACAGGGCGTCGCCAATCTTCTGTCCGATATTGTAAGATTCTTCCCAAGTCCGGACTGGAGAGAATGTGCAGGTATCAATCGCAAGACAAATGAGATTTATGAAGCAAATTATGATTTCGCAAGATCCAAATCAGCTTATGTATTTAAGACAATGGTTGATCCGTTTATTGGAAAATATTCATTTATTAAAGTTTGCTCCGGTGTATTAAAAGGTGACGATACACTTTATAATGCAGATACAGATACAGATGAGAAGCTTGGTAAGATTTACACGATGTTCGGTAACAAACCTGTGGAAGTCAGTGAGCTGTTTGCAGGAGATATCGGTGCCATCGCAAAACTGACTGCAACAAGAACAGGGGATACATTGTCCACAAAGACAACACCGGTTCTTTATGGTAAGACAGAATATTCAAAACCTTATACATATATGAAATATGTAACAAAGAATAAAGGCGATGAAGATAAAGTATCTCAGGCACTTCAGAAAATGATGGCAGAAGATGTAACACTTAAGGTAGTCAATGACAGCGAGAATCGTCAGGCACTTCTTTATGGTATTGGAGATCAGCATCTGGAGATTGCAGTCAGCAAGTTATTAGACCGTTACAAATGCGAAGTAACACTGGAGACTCCGAAGGTTGCATTCCGTGAGACAATCCGCAAACAGTCTGATGTAGACAGCAAATATAAAAAACAATCCGGTGGACATGGACAGTACGGACATGTGAAGATGCGCTTTGCTCCGTCAGGAGACCTGGAAATACCTTATGAATTTGATGAAGAAGTTGTAGGAGGAGCAGTTCCGAAGAATTATTTCCCGGCAGTAGAAAAAGGACTTCAGGAATCTGTAGTGAAAGGTCCTCTTGCAGGATACCCGGTTGTTGGTGTCAAAGCTACACTTTACGATGGATCTTACCACCCGGTAGACTCTTCTGAGATGGCATTTAAGACTGCTACGATCCAGGCATTTAAGAAAGGATTTATGGAGGCATCTCCAGTACTTCTTGAGCCAATCGTATCTGTGAAAGTAACAGTTCCGGATGAGTACACCGGAGATGTAATGGGAGATCTTAACAAGAGACGTGGCCGTGTGCTTGGTATGACGCCGGTTGGCGCGGGAAATCAGATCGTAGAAGCAGATGTCCCGATGACAGGATTATTCGGATACTGCACGACATTACGCTCTATGACAGGTGGACGAGGAACTTATGAATATACATTTGCACGTTATGAACAGGCACCTTCAGAAGTACAAGAAGCAGAAATTGCAAAAAGAGCCGCTGAAGAATAG
- a CDS encoding LytR/AlgR family response regulator transcription factor → MRIAIVDDERPARSELRHQIQELLKEAEIVEGDSGTAALQLAGDGKYELFFLDINLGDISGTVLVNAIHNMQPQAKIIFVTAYSEYAVEAFELGVEDYVMKPFDQNRIQKVLDRCKVGGKEENVQHADSQSQGKQASIRRLAINSDGRTIIENVEDIIYIETYNRGCKIYTTEGEYCENKSIGEYEKKLDPEQFFRIHKSIIINLDKVREVFPWGSNSFSLRMRGYEDQILPIARDKTRILKQHLMGL, encoded by the coding sequence ATGAGAATAGCGATTGTAGATGATGAAAGACCGGCAAGAAGTGAACTGAGGCATCAGATTCAGGAATTACTAAAAGAGGCAGAAATAGTAGAAGGAGACAGCGGTACAGCAGCATTACAGCTTGCAGGAGACGGAAAGTATGAACTGTTCTTTCTCGATATTAACCTGGGAGATATATCAGGCACCGTACTTGTAAATGCAATTCACAATATGCAGCCACAGGCAAAAATCATATTTGTGACAGCTTATTCCGAATATGCAGTTGAGGCATTTGAATTGGGGGTAGAGGATTATGTAATGAAGCCCTTTGACCAGAATCGAATTCAAAAAGTGTTGGATAGGTGTAAAGTTGGCGGGAAAGAAGAAAATGTACAGCATGCAGATTCACAAAGCCAGGGAAAACAGGCATCCATCCGCCGCCTGGCAATCAACAGTGACGGAAGAACTATTATTGAAAATGTGGAAGATATTATTTACATTGAGACATATAACCGAGGCTGCAAGATTTACACAACAGAAGGGGAATACTGCGAAAACAAATCTATCGGAGAATATGAAAAGAAGTTGGATCCGGAACAGTTTTTCAGGATTCACAAAAGTATTATTATAAATCTCGATAAAGTGCGGGAAGTATTCCCGTGGGGAAGTAACAGCTTCAGTTTGCGCATGCGGGGATATGAAGATCAGATCCTGCCAATTGCCAGAGATAAGACCAGGATATTAAAACAGCATTTAATGGGTCTGTAG
- a CDS encoding histidine kinase, whose amino-acid sequence MSIKDIVYALIVNIALLAIIANLLSRIQTVQKLILQEKRGLKGDLILSMIFAGLIILSTCIGVKITSYSLNTRVIGAMSAGLLGGPLVGLYSSAIGAIYVLIFSTPRVFARGSAFATILFGLLGAGFYPYFQRGKWKYTDLFLLACFAEICDMASLLRMTVSLEVAVDTIVDAALPMIIMNAIGMIVFISNFNGVFIFQDLESSRQIQKMSVLSQKCLPLLQDGGLNKAENMKKLSDIILKETQWSGILFTDREKVIQWQCKAKDEQAIFYQAKYGDPIPEICRQAMEEGKLVKYEAQTGEKKWIHTAQDYSISSVPFRVKNQSVGSLTVWMKRQWMDRQSEIELLQHLMTLGSSQLAVLELEQQKNLLAQAEFKALQFQVNPHFLFNALNTISWVCRENPEEARELLLTLADYFRYNLNYDAYMVPLREELEHVKDYLQIEKARFEEKLQVTYDVPEKMEILVPTLILQPLVENAVRYGIDRTGCRYVYIGITEEADAYRVEISDHGKGFPEEVLEKIAKDEPVGSSIGLQNVHKRMKSVYGEERGLQIQSTPKGSTVKLYFYKGVKEA is encoded by the coding sequence GTGTCAATCAAAGATATCGTATATGCATTGATTGTAAATATCGCATTGCTTGCGATTATAGCGAATCTTTTATCCAGGATCCAGACAGTGCAAAAATTGATTCTGCAGGAAAAAAGAGGGTTGAAAGGAGATCTGATATTATCAATGATTTTCGCAGGCCTGATTATTTTATCGACCTGCATCGGAGTGAAGATTACATCTTACAGTTTGAATACAAGAGTCATTGGTGCAATGTCTGCAGGACTTCTTGGAGGACCGTTAGTGGGATTATATTCTTCAGCCATAGGAGCAATATATGTACTTATCTTTTCGACACCGAGAGTATTTGCAAGGGGTTCTGCATTTGCTACAATTTTGTTCGGACTTTTGGGAGCAGGATTCTATCCTTATTTTCAAAGAGGCAAGTGGAAATATACGGATCTGTTCCTGCTGGCATGTTTTGCAGAAATCTGTGACATGGCATCCCTGCTTCGCATGACAGTATCACTGGAAGTAGCAGTAGATACAATTGTAGATGCTGCACTTCCAATGATTATTATGAATGCGATTGGGATGATTGTATTTATTTCCAATTTTAACGGGGTATTTATTTTTCAGGATCTGGAAAGCTCCAGACAGATCCAGAAGATGTCTGTACTTTCCCAAAAATGTCTTCCACTTTTGCAAGATGGCGGGTTGAATAAAGCAGAAAATATGAAGAAACTATCCGATATTATCTTGAAGGAAACGCAGTGGTCCGGCATTTTGTTTACAGACCGGGAAAAGGTTATACAGTGGCAGTGCAAAGCGAAAGATGAACAGGCAATTTTCTATCAGGCAAAGTATGGAGATCCAATTCCGGAAATCTGCAGACAGGCAATGGAAGAAGGAAAACTTGTCAAATACGAAGCACAGACTGGAGAGAAAAAATGGATCCATACAGCGCAGGATTACTCAATCAGTTCGGTGCCATTTCGGGTGAAGAATCAGTCAGTCGGAAGTCTGACGGTATGGATGAAACGTCAGTGGATGGACAGACAAAGTGAAATAGAGTTGTTACAGCATCTGATGACGCTTGGATCTTCACAGCTTGCGGTATTAGAACTGGAACAGCAGAAGAATTTGCTTGCACAAGCCGAATTTAAGGCATTGCAGTTTCAGGTGAATCCACATTTTTTATTTAATGCATTGAATACAATATCGTGGGTATGCAGGGAAAATCCGGAGGAAGCGAGGGAACTTCTGCTTACACTGGCAGATTATTTTCGTTATAATCTAAATTATGATGCATATATGGTTCCGCTAAGAGAAGAATTGGAACATGTCAAAGATTACCTTCAGATTGAGAAGGCAAGATTTGAGGAGAAGCTCCAGGTGACTTATGATGTGCCAGAGAAAATGGAAATTCTGGTTCCAACGTTGATCTTACAGCCACTTGTAGAAAATGCAGTGCGATATGGAATTGACCGGACCGGATGCCGTTATGTCTATATTGGAATTACTGAGGAAGCAGATGCATACCGGGTAGAAATTTCAGATCATGGGAAAGGATTTCCAGAAGAAGTACTGGAAAAAATAGCAAAAGATGAACCGGTAGGAAGTAGCATCGGGCTTCAGAATGTACATAAGCGTATGAAGAGTGTATATGGAGAGGAACGTGGACTTCAGATTCAGAGTACGCCTAAGGGAAGTACTGTGAAGTTATACTTTTATAAAGGGGTGAAGGAAGCATGA